TGCCGCACTGGCCGGGTCTGGAGGCGATGCAAGCtgcaggagggaagagggaaagAATGATCAGTGATGAGGTAGATGAACTATAGAAATATTAAGGAAATAGTGTGCGAATTAGGGCAGTTTGGACAGATAAGACTAGAAGCACCATAGATGATGATGAATCTAGATATTGTAAAAAAGACAACGTGCATGTTTTGGGGTCTTTGTTAGTCTATAGTTGCCCGGCTGCATTCTCAGATATTCAAATCCACACATGGAGGCACTCCAGTACAAATAGTCATCTGTCTGCCACACAACAGGCCCCAGACAGTGTTTATTAACGCTGGAGCAGACATTCATTAAGGCAACAGGTCTTTCTCAGAGTCACTATTATCATCACAGTCATTCAGTAGCAGAACTGGACATGGTTATCTTCATAGAAAGACGTGCACCAGAACCGACAGCACTTGTAACACAGGCCATGAAAAGTGTGCATTTAAAAGTCCAACCCAAAAGTTATTTTAACAGTATAAAATCACAAGCCAGAGGCAACCATTTTAAATAATAGAGTAAATTAAATTTCTTTGAAAATAACCCCATGGGAGACAAAGTGACAGAGCAACGGTGAAACCTGTTAGATGATGCAGAACTacagtaaaatatgttttacgGTTAGCTACTATTGCACATGTTGAGACTTACCAAGCAGTTTCCCCTGCTGGAACTGCTCCTCCAAGAGGGTGCTGATCTTGGCTGTCTTTTTACGATCGTCGTACTTCTTCTGGGTCTTCTTTGACCTTTTCTTGTTCAggacctcttcctcctcaggggTCTACAGAAGAAGGGGAAATACAGTTAATTAGGAGGGACATTTAACACTGCATTAAGTTCACACGTAACCCTTTGAGCAACAGTAGTTgatatacaatacattttacaatgcAGAGGAAGGCAGTGTAGGTAATGTGTCTTTCTCAGAGTCTTCCTTATCATCACTTTCATTCAGTAGCAGAACTGGACAAAGTTATCTTCATGGAAAGACACTCACCAGGTCAGACAGCACCATGAAAACATCCAACCTTTTATAGGTTATGCTGGGAGGACCAATGTATACAttcacagcaaaaacaaaatctgTGTGATGCAGTTATATATTTCTCGCAtctgaataaaaacaagatgcGAGACATTGAATGCCACATACCAACTTGGCTCCCTTCTTGCGTCCCAGGGGAGTGGCAAAGTGTGCCTCATACCACTGCCTGTAGGGAAGGCTGTCGATGAGGACGATGCAGTTCTTCACCAGGGTCTTGGTTCTGACCAGCTCGTTGTTGGAGGCATTGTAGACCACATCAATGATCCTGGTCTTGCGTGTGCAGCCTgtatacacaaacaaaagccaTTAGTAACAGCAAATGCTCCCCCAGTTTGTTGTGAAACATAGGACAAAAGTCTTTCTCAGGTGTCTAATTATCACCATTTATATTCTGTAGCAGAACTGGACAAAGGTATCATCATAGAAAGACATGTGTAACATCTAACATAATTTTAAATTAACTTACATTCAGAGCCCCATGAGAAGTTACCGACATCCAGCCTCAGAGCACGATACTTCTTGTTCCCACCACGGACCCTCACCGTGTGGATGCGACGAGGTCCAATCTAGAGAAATAGACACAACACACTTTAGTATGGGTACAATTTGAGGTGGTGTAGAGATATAACTCAGATGGCTCACGGAAAACAGTAATGTGCACATATATTGAAGCGTGTCAGCGTAACTATGACAAGTCCTAACATTGGTAAGTCTAGAGCTTTGAACCAAGACGGTTCAAAAAGACATACCTAAGGTCATGTTTTCATCAACCACGCTACATAAAAGCAAGTCTTTTTAGAGCAGTTAAACACTTTTACATACTTTTGTGTTTGAAGGAGGGCGTCCAAGCTCATACTTCCTCTTCTTGTGGTAGGGCTTGCGTTTACCGCCGGTCTTGCGGCGCTTATGCCAGTTATCCCTTGAGATACCtgagtaaatgaaaaaaatataaccAGGTGTTAAGATCGTTGGACAACTATCGGGACACTCATTACGACATGTTCTCTGCTTGAGCAATCAGTTCTCCAAGGTAAAGGGGTTGTCCGCAATTTTAATTATGGATTCCATTTGATTCATCATTTCGCTCAAGCAATAGTATGGTCCCTTCTCAGCTTAATGGTGCCTGCATATCAGTTAATTGAATAACGATCATGGTGAACTGTGTTACGGATTAATTTAACTCAACTTTTTAAGATGAAAACTGAACAGGCCATGTGTTGAACCTAGTGCTTTAAAATGCCCCCACACACGGTAACGAAATGTCGGGCCCTTACAATTATACGGTGGCCTTTTAAGAACATGCTTGTGTATCCAAGATGCGACTTAGTTTACTTGACGTTTGTCAGAGATATAACGTTCACATAAGTTATGTTAAATGTGCCAACTTCATTTAAAATAGCGTATTAGTTTCAGGATCACTAAGGGTTTCCGTGGAGCAACGTGACATGTCCACCGCCATCCTGctagctaatgctaatgctaacattaCGTTGACTCTCTACTCGCCTGGCGCGTTTAAAAACTGAACTCCAGTAATGAACGGCAAATACAACACAACGCTGACAGCAGCTTAAATATTAGAACGCTTAAACAGCGTGTTGTGTCGTTTTCTATCACACTTGAGCAGCAGAAGCTAACTCGATGGTCAACGAGTGCAGCCATCTTGGAACACTTCACAAATCCTTTTCACATTActtcaataaaatacaacaaactgaCTTTAGACTTCTAAGTTAAAGATGCATCTCTTTCAATAACATTTAGCAACAAGAAAGCAAACCATTATAGAAATATTCCTTCGATAAAACATCAGATGGACAAGGATTCTCCCTCCGACCCGAGCATGAAAACACGTACCCATTCTCAGGCGCCGGCTAGAAAGAGAAACCGCAATGGCTCATGGGGAGGTTTGAAGCAACGTATTCTCGCGAGAACTTACGGCGCACTGAACGGTATTCTCAcgagtgagtttttttttctttacattcatcGCTTTTGCTCAGATTATCATCACCTGTATGAGTACCTGTAAATGATAAACAATAAATGCGGTGGAAGAAGTATCGAAACAGTATGGAAATACTTTGTCACAAGTCCAGTATTGAAAATTATTCTTGTATAAAGGTACTAAAATATTAGCATCACAATATACTCAAAGTGGCAAAAGTAAAAGTAGCCTACTCACTATGCAGAATGGTCCAtttcaaaatattaaatattatattgattgattataattatttataaatgaatgtgtACTACttttgcagctggtaaaggtagggctacatttaattaatgttgGTTGCCTAATCTGTGATATTAcatcataatgtatttgttcattttattttgtattattaatctgaaACTGCAAAGTATCGAAGAGtagaaaagtacaatatttgccaaCATTTGACATGTAGGAGAGTAGCAGTATAACGTGgtgtaaaatacaaataccCCAAACCGGCCAAGTTATATGCTTGTAATTTTGCATAATTTAGTCCCTTTATCAAACTTTACTAAATTAATTACttgtaaaaaagcaaaaacaaacaatcaagaACTTTGTTTTACTAAAATAAAATTAGCATTAACCCcttaattgttttatattttatttgtatgttacTGACTTGTTATAggaaaacaataatatatatattaattgtataaataaatacttgtaATCAATCACtcttaaattataattatatttaataaatatctAATATATCTACTATAAAATATCAATTGTAACATATGCATATTCTTGtttatcttttatttgtattactaaAAATATTactgtatgcatatatacagcAGATGAATGTATAtcaacatacaaatatatttattattttattatatatatatatatatctgtaaaaaaaactagtAAGAGGACATTTCGTCAAAATACTATTTCTAGGGTCATGACTGAAATTTTGGGGTCAACTTGaatttaatgcatttgttttattattattgtattatcaatttgttcatatttgttttaatatatttgtcatATCATTTACTcagtaattttatttttttaccctttCTGTATGCAGTGGTTTGATGCTCAATATTGCcagtgaatgtgagcgtgaatggttctCTGTACCTAAGTGTCAGCCGTGCAATAATCTGGCGGctttgcccaatgtcagctgagAATAGGATAAACAGTCATAGATAATGGGTGGATGATGCAGTTTCCAGTTATATTTATCCAACATTACTCATGAATAAAAGTCAAAACATCCATTAACATTGACAAACCTGccacaacacatttaaacacccattcatttaatgtttaattcagaacaatacaaataataaaaaacaaagtctTTCCATGTTTcaagttatttattatatacagcTAGGATTATTTGGCAGTTGTGTAGATATGGTGAAACACATGACAAGATTACTCTCCATGCAACAGTGATTTGTAAAGTGTTGGCTCAGTGAAGCAGCAGATCACTCTTCCCAGGGGCTCATATCAGTGTCGATTGCCACGCAATTGTAAGCAGCGTAACGCAGCTTCTCCTCACAAACCTTTGCACTGCGGAACAGAATGAACAAGAGGATAAGAGAGGATTGGAGGCTATGAATGTaatattactgtaaaaaaaaagcagttttacaaaaagttaataAGAGCACTTTATAGAGCAATATATGAATTTAATTAAGTGTAGAATGGACTATGAAAACAACTGGtatttaaattgtgttgtttGGTATAGCACCATTAAAACAATACAGTACATCGTTAACACAATTGTAACACattctgcatttttaaaaaacacagaacattggTATACCTTGGGTAGTTGGGTAAATAAAGAGTGCTGGAACATGTGGAGGACTGTGGAAGTGCATCGGTCGTTTCGGCGCTAAATCAGGAAACCCCAAAATTAATAGCATCATGTTCTATTGTAGGCATTTTGCAAGCCAACATTATTTACTGTCATACTTGCATGTCAGGGATGTACTTGCACTCACCCTTGTTTGTCAGGGAAGACGTAGATAGGTGCAGGGAGACGACTTCGACCAGTCACAAACCTCAGAAACCTGCTGCGATCCTCTGAAAGCAAAAATGCAAATCATTGTTGATAAATGTCGCTCATTTCTTCAGGATAGCAAAAGGTGTATATTTTAAGCGGGACAAATACACATTCTCTGTAAAACGTTGACAACAGTGAACTGACCATTGGTGAAGCTCGTCAGTGCTTCCCATAAGTATTGTACTCTGACGTCACTTTGTTCCAGGTCCTCATAGCGTGCTGGTCgggagatggaaagaaaaaaaacattaatgagTCTTTACTACAATATTTAATTGAAGATGATCTATAATCTTTTGCCGAATTTAATTAAAAGCATGGCACCTTCTGAAAGGATGAATTTGGGTTTCATTAACTTTACTTTCGATTGCATTATCTTGTCATCATGAATATCAGTACAACCAATAACTGTTGAGTTATTTAAGTCTGGACCAAAGTAGTGGACTGCTAGTATGGCTAAAACTGTTCAATAAATGCAGAAATTGTGTGTTCATTGCCAAAGGTACGTTCGAAGCTGGACACTCACTCAGTCGTTTCAGGGCCTCCACAGTGATCTCAGGGTCtccacacactttcttttccaCTTCCTGCCAGGTGAGCAGGTCAAGCACCGCCTGAGGAACCACCTTCAGCAGCCCTGCCTGCATGGCCGCAAtctgtaacacacaaacagacaatgAGGCAGATGCACGCAATTCAATCATTCAGTTTATAGAtctgtaacacacaaacagacaatgAGGCAGATGCACGCAATTCAATCATTCAGTTTAtagttcaaaataaaagcaaaccaCACTTGTAGTAGCAAGTCCCACCTGCTTCTTGCTCTCCTCCAGCCGAGCCTTCTGCACCAGGCGGATGAAATCGCTGCGGTCCTCGTAGCGAACAGCCACATTACTGCCACCGGGGATGAGCTCCACCATCTGGCTGTCGCTCAGCAGGGTGGTGTAGACCAACTCCTCACCAAACCTAAACTCAAACGTCTCCTGGTCCAAATTCTCCATGGCATCCAGCAGGCTTACCTGAACACACATCCAAATTTAACTTGAGACAATGTGACCACACCAGAAGTTAAgaaatggtttatttttttcGATTGGAATGCAGAAATGAAAACATACAAGACGGTGTGGCATGCAGTAAAGGCCTTTTGCAAAattcaaaatgatttatttgcaaTACAGTGATATTTATTGGTCATTTAAGTGAACTTCAATCTGTGAAGCAAATAAGGATCCTGGTAGCAATGCAttctaataaaacataaaatattgatcttctattgattttctttccaaAGAAGACTCAATGTGCTGTACAAACTCAGTCTGCAGAGCCTAAAATGTACGTTACATCACATGTTAAGCAGGTGTAATGGTTTGAATGTCCTCACCAGAACAGAATCGACAGCTGGGAAATCTTTACTCCAGCTGACAGCCTCCCCAGTCAACTGCTTCCACACCAGCCCGGGCAGAGCCAAGACCTACAGAAACAGCCAGAGAATCAAGCCTCTACATCCACCCATTCTTTCTTCACAGCGTTGTTAACGACCTACAATAGCACCAGTGAGCATCACTCACCAAGAAGTCTTTCCCTCTGAGAGCAGCTCCCATGAGCTGACCGATCCAGTCATACTTGTGGAACTCTTTACAGGAAGGGTTGGGGACGTAGTAATCTCTGGCCTCCAAGGAGCCCTGAGAGACCAGGGAGCAAAAAGAAAGGCCAATCAGACAACTGTCCGGTCAAATCTACAGTACAAAAAATGCAGCAACAATGGTGAGTGATTACCTGGTTGGACGTACGGCTGAAGAATGACAGAGGCATGGGACACTCGGCTGAGCTGGGGCACAGCTCCTCAGACATGTCAGCCAGGCTGTCCCGAAATCCGCCTCCCTGGTCAATGATTCCCTCTGCAATGAACTTACATTCCCACCACTGGTCATACCGGGCAGGCCATCTGACAAACCAAGAGAAAATATGGTCAATTTAGATTTTAATGCCGTCGAGTTTCAGTTATATTCAGGCAAGAAAGGTCAGATGTGCCCGAGAAGCCTGCTGACCGATAATCCAAAGTCTTCTCAAATTTGTCAGACGGCTTGAGGCCTTCATACACCTGCAAGGAGAAAAGTAGAAATCATAAGCCAACGGTAACGGCATCCATAATGCATCACAGAATCAGACAGACAAACTGATGGAACCCGACTCATGTTTCTCCAAACAAGAATCCCCTAACACTCCTGTTTGTATAAATACATCCCATCACACCGAAGGAGGAGGTGTCACTACTCAAGTGTTTTTATACCTGATTGAAAACAGCGTTCTTGCAGCTGGTGTCCAGAGAAGGGTTGTCTCTGTGCTCCATGGCAAGACGTCTGTTGATGTACAGCCGGGGCATGAAGTTTGGCTTACTGGTCTCCGAGTCCTTCAGGCACTGTGTGATGAGAGCTGAGCGGCGTTTGGACAGCAGCAGGAACTGCTTTATGCTCTAGAGGGCGCCAAAGAAAGTCAATTTGGAGGCTGATAACGTTTTTTCATATGTACAGCTGCAACAGTAAATCAGCATATTATCACAATGACTATCAGGTTTTAAAAATACTCTTCATGCATCAGTTAGTGTGAATGGGATGATATTAAgcatttttataatatatttatagaaCGTATCCACTACTTAATAGTACTGTATTTAACTAGTCTTTTGTACCCATTTtcaattttgtttttaacatctttgtttcattattgTGTAACGAATGCTATTTCACTCCACTTTATACCTTCAGTGTTTTGAACAGTGCTCAATGAATTCCAGTAAagctttatataaaaaaaatgtaaaagccaCAAAGGGTGTTACCGTTTTTGTATATTTACTATAAATTTAGTTAAACATTGGTTTGGACTTTATTACTGGTTACTGCCCAATTGTTATTCAGTGTCAGTCTCGTATATATTTGAAAAACTCCACTATGACTTACTTTGATCTGGTTGAAGGTACCCAGACTGTAGTCCCAGGCTGGTACCAAGTGTGGGAGCACACTGTCCAGGAGACATATGAATCTGCGAAGAGcgagacagaaaaataaaacacgaaCATTGAGAAATGCCTCATGCTTTGAAGCAATAAAGACAATCGCAGCAGTCACTggttcattaaaaaacaaattatcaCGACAACTCAAAAACTTTTTGGACATGCACTTGTCACAAAAAACGCCACAATTAGGTGATCAATATTTCCCTCCTTGATATTTCCTATGACTGAGATGAATGTTACCTCTGGATGACCAGTGCTCTGCGGTACAGGACGTCGGGCGTGTTGCCCTGCAGACGGGGGTAACGCACCAGGTTAGAGGACTGGAAAACATCAGCGTTCAGACCCAGGTCTCTTTCACATGATGACTTGATCTTCAAACCTCGAATCCGGACATCTATACCCTCATCTGTAGAGCCAAAAACTTATTTTCAGGTACATTACAAGGCTACAGAAGCTTTTGCAGCCAAAGAACCACACAACGTGTATTGAAGTGTTTAAAAATCACAGAAGATATTAGGTCAAATCCATAGAAACAGTCAAAAAAGCCTTACCTCTACATTCCTCAATCCGGACCTCAATTACAGGCAGGTGGGACGTCATATCCTCCAGCACACATACTTCTCCAATCAGGTTgctacaggaagaaaaaaaagcacatacaAATTAgtcttttatatatttctacttGTATCAAGTAATTGGTGCAAGACCAATATATCAGGTGGATATTGGCCTTCTATTAAATAGATCGGATTTTTTTCTCTGCTGAAATAATAGGGAGGTTCCTAAAATTATAATTCCCCAATTTATTTACTGCATTTAATcctaatattaattattaaataataataataccaacaacaacaatacaagaAAGGACTCACTCGTCTAAGGTGACGTCACTCAGCTTCTTCAGGttgtctccctctcctccaaaCACTGTGGCTCGTTTGGGCATGTAGTTGTCGTCGGTCGAGTCCACTGTCAATATCAGCTTACTAGAGAGCAAAGAGAAGCAATATCTACAATTTACCACAGGACAGAATTCATAACTCTAGTGTTGAATTCTTTATGTTCAGATGCTGGCTATAATATCTGCCGTTTACACTCCTCCTGAAAATGCACTACATGATTGCActactgttttttgttttgtcatggtcttcttgtatttctttaaacctTGAGTGTCAAACAGacagatataatataaatacgtGTATAATATATAGCCGACATCAAGAAATTActaacaaaaatatgaaatacattAAGTTCAGGGTTTGGATTACAATGCACACGCGC
This Cyclopterus lumpus isolate fCycLum1 chromosome 17, fCycLum1.pri, whole genome shotgun sequence DNA region includes the following protein-coding sequences:
- the LOC117746096 gene encoding 40S ribosomal protein S8, which translates into the protein MGISRDNWHKRRKTGGKRKPYHKKRKYELGRPPSNTKIGPRRIHTVRVRGGNKKYRALRLDVGNFSWGSECCTRKTRIIDVVYNASNNELVRTKTLVKNCIVLIDSLPYRQWYEAHFATPLGRKKGAKLTPEEEEVLNKKRSKKTQKKYDDRKKTAKISTLLEEQFQQGKLLACIASRPGQCGRADGYILEGKELEFYLRKIKAKKGK
- the LOC117746850 gene encoding E3 ubiquitin-protein ligase HECTD3-like; the encoded protein is MSLGDNPHLLLGRIRFLNRCIECFKRSEVVPECLCYVPKEVCYKICKDSSSTSSASTGASTGGSTVGKTLVSVYESPHHTPHIKKLGKYNIEPKKGTCIRTTGEEYCNSQGLWVKINKEQLEEHRPGQELEEGWILVCKHTEGGDRLVPVESPETISRQQQLFGYDHKPCNRWEQVVSVENALYMGSKPKIAECDDAAVQKLRYVPPTWAYECDEDLVHYFYDHIGKEDENLGSVKQCVTSIDVSSCSEDPSGGASCLTDGDTETYWESDGMQGQHWIRLHMKRGTVVNKLILTVDSTDDNYMPKRATVFGGEGDNLKKLSDVTLDDNLIGEVCVLEDMTSHLPVIEVRIEECRDEGIDVRIRGLKIKSSCERDLGLNADVFQSSNLVRYPRLQGNTPDVLYRRALVIQRFICLLDSVLPHLVPAWDYSLGTFNQIKSIKQFLLLSKRRSALITQCLKDSETSKPNFMPRLYINRRLAMEHRDNPSLDTSCKNAVFNQVYEGLKPSDKFEKTLDYRWPARYDQWWECKFIAEGIIDQGGGFRDSLADMSEELCPSSAECPMPLSFFSRTSNQGSLEARDYYVPNPSCKEFHKYDWIGQLMGAALRGKDFLVLALPGLVWKQLTGEAVSWSKDFPAVDSVLVSLLDAMENLDQETFEFRFGEELVYTTLLSDSQMVELIPGGSNVAVRYEDRSDFIRLVQKARLEESKKQIAAMQAGLLKVVPQAVLDLLTWQEVEKKVCGDPEITVEALKRLTRYEDLEQSDVRVQYLWEALTSFTNEDRSRFLRFVTGRSRLPAPIYVFPDKQGAETTDALPQSSTCSSTLYLPNYPSAKVCEEKLRYAAYNCVAIDTDMSPWEE